From a region of the Saccharomycodes ludwigii strain NBRC 1722 chromosome VII, whole genome shotgun sequence genome:
- a CDS encoding HMG-box domain-containing protein (similar to Saccharomyces cerevisiae YPR065W | ROX1 | Regulation by OXygen): MNHTYYYTSNINAFNNYNNGYHNNVRLPSIGSLLQSINYDNDSNGAITNTNTNVKTHTNDNHLVYNNNANSQSVIPTPQPTIKVLNCNNNLANIITTRVVSPPSPVLLMDMKHNNTYTNSNNSNMHTLASIATQQYHHNIDDAGVVTVNAPVTDKNNISTNMTPNNSRNNSESSIVNVPPPPHIMTMMMTTQNNNNNNNNVIKTNGSDIKGKIHKCSCKHKYNTKKSGVTAATKRIPRPRNAFILFRQYYHTDLFNRKLNEQRNKNNVSIPTTRSILNISNDTTPNTIPSNNNNDDNVIDQEDSFKLNSKVSQTIGNKWRNLAPQEKQYWMDLAKQEKLQHSLRYPDYKYVPRRKTGKSGKGKNKNHEGEESDGMDNNINEFVNNSGSAGYCEVCKMFK; this comes from the coding sequence ATGAATCACACATACTATTACACCAGCAATATTAATGCCTTCAATAATTACAACAATGGTTACCATAATAATGTCAGGTTGCCATCCATTGGTTCATTATTGCAAAGTATAAATTACGACAATGATTCCAACGGTGCTATTACTAATACCAATACTAACGTTAAAACACATACAAACGATAATCATTTggtttataataataacgcaAATTCTCAATCTGTTATTCCCACACCACAACCAACAATAAAAGTATTGAATTGTAACAATAATCTGGCCAACATTATCACTACAAGAGTTGTATCGCCACCCTCTCCCGTATTGCTTATGGATATGAAACATAACAACACATATACTAATTCcaataacagtaatatGCATACTTTAGCCAGTATAGCAACGCAGCAATATCACCATAATATTGATGATGCAGGTGTTGTTACGGTTAATGCACCTGTTACCgacaaaaacaacatttCAACAAATATGACACCCAATAATTCTCGTAATAACAGTGAGAGCTCTATAGTTAATGTACCACCACCGCCACACAtaatgacgatgatgatgactactcaaaataataataataataataacaatgttaTCAAGACTAATGGAAGCGATATTAAGGGCAAAATACATAAATGTTCATGTAAACACAAGTataatactaaaaagaGTGGTGTTACAGCAGCTACTAAAAGAATCCCCAGACCAAGAAACgcgtttattttattcagACAGTATTATCACACAGACCTATTCAatagaaaattaaatgaacaaaggaataaaaataatgtttcTATACCTACGACTCGATCTATACTCAATATTAGTAATGACACCACTCCTAACACCATCcctagtaataataataatgatgataatgtcATAGATCAAGAAGACTCTTTTAAGTTAAATAGTAAAGTTAGTCAGACCATAGGGAACAAATGGAGAAACTTGGCACCACAGGAAAAACAATACTGGATGGACTTGGCCAAGcaagaaaaattacaacATAGTTTACGATATCCagattataaatatgtGCCTAGAAGAAAGACAGGTAAGAGTGGTAAGGGcaagaataaaaatcacGAAGGAGAGGAAAGTGATGGTatggataataatattaacgaGTTTGTCAACAACAGCGGTTCTGCGGGCTATTGTGAGGTTTGTAAGATGTTTAAATGA